GAATTATTGATAATGCCTCAGTTGCAATAGCCTCATTAAACAGACATCCTGTTATTTCATCTAGGGAAATGGCTTTTAAACATTTGAGAAAAAACGGTGCAACATTATTTGGTGTTAACAGTAAATTAAAATTTGATTGCGAATGGGCTGCATGGAGTAATGGTACGGCTGTAAGAGAACTTGATTTTCATGATACTTTTTTAGCAGCTGATTACAGTCATCCTGGTGATAATATCCCACCCTTGTTAAGTGTTGCTCAACAAAATAAAAAAAGTGGGATCGATCTTTTAAGAGGGATAATAACTGCCTACGAGGTTCAAGTTAATTTAGTAAAAGGAATTTGCTTACATAAACATAAAGTAGATCACATAGCTCATTTAGGACCAAGTGTTGCTGCTGGAATAGGATCGATGTTGAGACTAAATACAGAAACAATCTATCAAGCTGTTCAACAAGCTCTGCATACAACTATTTCAACTAGACAGTCTAGAAAAGGTGAAATTTCAAGTTGGAAAGCTTATGCTCCAGCGCACGCTGGGAAACTTGCAATTGAAGCTGTTGATAGAGTTATGCGTGGTGAAGGTGCTCCAAGTCCGATTTATGAAGGTGAAGATAGTGTTATAGCGCGAATTTTAGATGGAAAAAAAGCGTTGTATAAAGTTCCACTTCCAAAAAAAAACGAGACTAAGAAAGCTATACTTGAAACTTATACAAAAGAATATTCTGCTGAATATCAATCTCAAGCATTAATTGATCTTGCAAAAAAACTTAAAAAGAAAATATCAAATTTAAATCAAATAAGAAAAATTGATATTTATACCAGTCATCATACTCATTATGTGATTGGTACAGGTGCAAACGATCCTCAAAAAATGGATCCAAATGCAAGTAGAGAAACGTTAGATCATTCAATAATGTATATATTTGCTGTGGCTTTAGAGGATGGTAGCTGGCACCATGTAAAATCTTATTCGAAAGCTAGAGCAAAAAGAAAAAGTACAATTAAGATATGGAGATCAATCAAAACCCATGAGGATAAAAAATGGACCAAAAGATATCATGACCCTAACCCTAGAAAAAAAGCTTTTGGTGCAAAAGTCACAATTACGCTTAAAAACGGAAAAAAAATTACCGAAGAGCAAGGAGTTGCAGATGCTCATCCTTATGGTTCAAGACCGTTCAAAAGAAAAAATTATATAAACAAATTTTTAACACTTACCGAGAATATTTTAGATAAAAAAGAAATTGAAAGATTTTTAAAGACAGTGCAAAA
The DNA window shown above is from Candidatus Pelagibacter sp. RS39 and carries:
- a CDS encoding MmgE/PrpD family protein produces the protein MIIHNVKVFPSKIHLPKKKQLAWKIAEIASDNAKLDKEAIEMVINRIIDNASVAIASLNRHPVISSREMAFKHLRKNGATLFGVNSKLKFDCEWAAWSNGTAVRELDFHDTFLAADYSHPGDNIPPLLSVAQQNKKSGIDLLRGIITAYEVQVNLVKGICLHKHKVDHIAHLGPSVAAGIGSMLRLNTETIYQAVQQALHTTISTRQSRKGEISSWKAYAPAHAGKLAIEAVDRVMRGEGAPSPIYEGEDSVIARILDGKKALYKVPLPKKNETKKAILETYTKEYSAEYQSQALIDLAKKLKKKISNLNQIRKIDIYTSHHTHYVIGTGANDPQKMDPNASRETLDHSIMYIFAVALEDGSWHHVKSYSKARAKRKSTIKIWRSIKTHEDKKWTKRYHDPNPRKKAFGAKVTITLKNGKKITEEQGVADAHPYGSRPFKRKNYINKFLTLTENILDKKEIERFLKTVQNLRKLKSGQLDRLNIIVKKSKIKRNLKKGIF